Genomic window (Pyrus communis chromosome 13, drPyrComm1.1, whole genome shotgun sequence):
aaatttaatttttaatgcatgagtcccatttacaaccaatagaataaaaactaaaactaattttgattatttttttaatagttaatgtaactctaggcccaataaaataataaaataaatatttgacaccTTTATTGGAAAAGAAGAGAATTTAGCACTTGTATTTAATTTGTCACATTGgccatcaaataaaatttcgaCATACCATATTTGATATCTTCTTTGGAGATACTCTTAGCGTCATCAATCCATCATTTCTTTGCAATTTGCACCTACTTATTTATTGTGTTATGTTTTTTGCACGTCCATGTTTTTTTGTATTGTGTGACGATTTTGAGTGCAAATCTCCAATTATTGagaaagagtaatgctagggagactaaatttgcaaactaaatgatgtatcaccaataGAAATAAAGACGTTTATCAACGCgcaagtaataaatcaatcatcaactttcatatcctttaattatcaaatttttgtttacaaatttagttttcttAACATTATCTACCCTTGCAACCCTCGTGACTGCTACTCTACAACGACAATTGGAGATGCTAGAATTAAACGACAATTGGAGATGCGGGAGTTAAACTTCTTCTGatgcaaatatatatttttaatcacTTGGGTTATAAGTTTTTACTTATTCAAAAATTGTTTAGGTGCTTCGagattggattttttttcttgtcaaagaaaatgaaaaatataataccaTATTGGGATGCCAAATGAATCTCTCTTTCAGGACGCAAATGGGAATTTGGGATGTGAAATGGTTGGAGTGTTTAGAAATTTGATGTAACCCCAGATTAAATTAAACTGTGTTCATATTGCACAGAAGGATGTGAAAAAATCATAAACCATGTACCAAATGAAatcataaaataacataaaaaaatgtttgcACTTTCATAGGACCACAGAATTAATTTAAACAAGCAACACCTATGTCAGTCTGTCAGTGGTTTTTAGGTGGtggtttttttttggaaaactgGTTTTTAAGTGTTGTTTGGATTATTATAAATAGTAACTTAGAAAGTtggtaattaaattaaacaaaaatggaaaatataaagttttttttttgtcaaactattaattttgttagattatatGTTAGATTAGGTATCGATACAGTTTAGACTTACACTATTATGTAAAGGCTTAACATTTTTTCACCTGTAAATGACCActtgcaaaaaaaatataaatattttacttttgtttttcttaacaaattatttgaaaaaaaaatgcaggttTAGTGAGATGGTGAGGAGCAATTTGAGGCTGGTTAGTCTCCCTCTCATCTGAGAAGGCCGCACTAGTCTCAGTTTCCTCTACTCCTCTCTATTTTTAGGTCAAACAACCAAACACCCAATCACAactcctccatctctctctctctctctctctctctctctctctctctatcctccctttctctctctaaatctctcTGCACTCACTGCAATTCCTTGTTATTTCACTTTCcccatttcattaaaaataaacaaaacatgaTTAACAAACAAAGATTATTGCCTGCACTCCCCATTCATCACTTACCCTCTTCCTGTATTCGTGGGGGTCCCTTCTAAAGTTGCCCTCTTTCCTTCCATGTTTCATACTCTTTACTATATAACCTTTTCTGCCTCCTCTttccaatttttaatctttctgaTTAAACAAATACCACTTGAAATTACCCTTTTGGTTTCTGTTGTGAAGTTCTTTTGGAGGTATTATTTGTACTGGGGGAGGTCAGACAGGTCCACAGCGATAGCCGGCTGATATTGTTATCACATCTGGTAAAAAAAAAGCACTTTCTACTTTAGAAGCTTTTTCTTTCTGTGGAGAAGTACAAGTTACCCATTTGCAGATACTGCTTCTGAGTACAAACCTTTGGCTGCTTCCCGTGGATTTGATGGGCTTGTGGTGTTTTTTTGGATAACAAAATTTGGGAAAAAGAAACAAgcaaagaataaataaaaaatggaaaaaagaaagattCAGACTTCAGTGGAGTTTCTTTAAAGATTTTGAGAGAACTGTGGGGTACTGAGTACCTTGTTTTATTTGTAGCTTCAAACTTCTGTTGCTGGAAATAGGTACGTTTCTCAttgcatttcttttctttgtccttccatttccataatatttatgtttatgttttgtTTAATGGCATCTCTTAGCCTTCCAAGTAATTGGATCTTGTTCTTGCTTTgcgaaaattttcaatttttgcttaatttttgtttccaagttgatatataagtttTTATCGGTGTGGGGTTTCTGATTTATGAGTAAAGATTGAGTCCTTACCTATTTGGTTGATAGTTACAGCATGTGATCTTAATGTTCtgatttatgtatgttttttttattttttttatgtggtgtttataatttatgaataaaGATTGAATCTCTTGATGAGTTATAAATGGTTATTAAGTTGGGACTTGTGATTTGTGAAAAAGGCGTGAAATTCTTGAGATTTTCATTGGGTGGACTCTGATTTCTTGATGTTTTCGTTCGAATTGAAATTTTTTGCAGAAAGAATAAAATGGCCAGGGATTTTAGTGGTGGATCGCCAAAGCACCACCACGTAGAATCCAAGAAGAAGAGGCTCCCTTGGATCTTCGGGATTTTTGCGCTCTGCATAGCATGTTACATGTTAGGAGCTTGGCAAACCACTTCTGCCCCTGTCAATCGATCTAAGCTCTACCAAAGGGTTGGTTGTGATGAAACGTCATCTCAATCCGGGAACAAAACCTCCTCACCCGTATCATCATCACCGCTTCGCTTGGACTTCGAAAGCCATCATCAAGTGGACGTCAACAAAACCGAGGCCGTTCAAAGGTTCTCACCGTGTGACATGTCCTACAGCGAGTACACTCCATGCCAGGATCCAAGAAGGGGGAGGAAATTTGACAGGAAAATGTTGAAATACAGAGAGAGGCACTGCCCTACCAAAGAAGAACAACTTCTTTGCCTTATTCCTGCTCCGCCAAAGTATAAGACTCCTTTCAAGTGGCCTCAGAGTCGTGATTTTGCTTGGTATGACAACATTCCCCATAGAGAACTCAGCATTGAGAAAGCTGTCCAGAACTGGATTCAAGTCGAGGGTGACAGGTTTAGATTCCCCGGGGGAGGTACCATGTTTCCGAGGGGCGCTGATGCGTACATAGATGACATTAACGCACTCATTCCTTTAACTAAGGGCAACATCAGAACTGCAATTGATACCGGCTGTGGTGTAAGTAGCACATATATGTGCATagatgtgtatatatgtataattgATTCACACTCCTATATTGCTAGTAAATTTTGATACACTTGTTTTGCGTATTTAGGTAGCCAGTTGGGGTGCTTACCTGTTGAAGAGGGACATCGTGACAATGTCTTTTGCACCGAGAGATTCGCATGCAGCGCAGGTTCAGTTTGCATTGGAGCGTGGAGTTCCCGCTATGATTGGTGTCATGGCTTCGAAGAGGCTTCCCTACCCTGCAAGGGCTTTCGATATGGCTCACTGTTCCCGCTGCTTGATCCCTTGGATGAACTATGGTAAAgtgtctctgtctctctttcTAGTTTGCTTCAACATATTAGACTATCTCACATTACTTTGAGTTGAAGTTTTTGGAGCTTCAtacttcaaaatatgcatgtatgtgtgtatatatatgtatgtatgtatctatTCAAACCTCTTCACCTAACAACTTCATCTAAATATTGGATTAGATAATAATTAGTGAGGATCTACTACGCTTAGGCTTAAAATGTTGAAGTAAAATTCACCGCTAATTTCATATGATGTGGTTTTGAATGCATGTAGATTTTATTTTGGACTATTTTTGCAGATGGTATGTATCTCATTGAAGTGGACAGAGTTCTAAGGCCTGGTGGTTATTGGATTCTCTCCGGGCCGCCTATTAACTGGAAAAAACACTGGAGGGGATGGGAGAGAACTCAAGAGGATTTGAAGCAAGAGCAAGATTCTATTGAGTCTGTTGCAAAGCGCCTGTGCTGGAAGAAGGTGATCGAGAAGAATGATCTTGCAATCTGGCAAAAACCTATCAATCACGTCGAATGCGTTAAGAGCAGGAACGTGTATAAAACACCACATATATGCAAATCTGACAATCCAGATATGGCTTGGTACTACTCCCTGTGCTTCATTCGtgtttttgttcatttgatttGGAATGCGAATTCTCCTGTACTTAACTCTGCTTAATGTGGCATGTTTTGTGCTTAAAAGGGAAAGAGACATGGAGAGTTGCATTACTCCTCTACCGGAGACAAGCGATCCTAATGACGTTGCTGGTGGGGCGTTAGAGAAGTGGCCTGAACGTGCATTTGCTGTCCCTCCTAGAATCAGCAGTGGTTCAATACCAGGAATCACAGCTGAGAAACTCCATGAGGATAATCAACTGTGGAAGGAAAGGGTGGTACATTACAAGAGGATTGTACCAATTTCCAAAGGAAGATATCGGAATGTGATGGACATGAATGCTTACCTCGGTGGATTTGCTGCAGCATTGTCAAAATATCCAGTGTGGGTTATGAACACCGTCCCTGCCAACTCAAACCAGGACACCCTTGGTGTAATTTACGAACGGGGTTTTATTGGAACATACCAGGACTGGTGTGAGGCTTTCTCAACGTACCCTAGAACATACGATCTCATCCATGCTGGTGGGATCTTCAGCATATATCAGGACAGGTGAAAACTCATTCTGCAATAATTTGCACTTGGTGTTCGAATTTCGCGACTTTGAGgcctaatgtggtttgtacaTTGCAGGTGTGACATAACACTCATTTTGCTGGAGATGGATAGGATTCTGCGGCCGGAAGGAACAGTTGTGTTTAGGGATACAGTAGAGATCCTGGTGAAGATAAAGGCAATTACAGACGGAATGAGGTGGAAGAGCCAGATTATGGATCACGAGAGCGGACCTTTCAACCCAGAGAAAATTCTTCTTGCAGTGAAAACTTACTGGACTGgtgaagaaaagaaggaaagctAGTAGAGATGTAGCAGTGTATTcttctttcccttttgcttgcaattctatttcttcttcctttttatttttttttaacttttgttctTAACCTCTCCTCTTGGTGCATGATCAATGTTTTGCTCTGGGATTTTGTAAAAACAGTATAATCTGCTTCCAAGTGGGAAATTGGATAGTTTCTTCTTTTGATCAATCGGTGGAGGATTTGAACTTGAGATTTCTTTCAATATTGAGAGGAAAAGTATCGTTAAATTTAGAGCTAGTCAGTTTTTACTTGTGAAGATATTTAGCAACAAGTGTTATGGTTAGTAATTAGCCTTACTGGCTTAGGAGTTGGGGAATCCGTCTGTTGAAGCTTCATAAtgttaaaattaatttgaataatctTCCTCTTTACTTTTatcttttagttttattatCTTTGTCCACGTAAAAGTACTTTATTATAAAAAGAGATGTGGGATCCAATTTTCTCCACGTAAaagtattttattataataaaagTACTTTATTGATAgtctattgtgaggttaagcacGCTTCCTTGCTCTTCGTGTAGATAATATCAGTtgttcaaacaaacaaaaaaaaaaaaacaaaatgttagTCCCACAAGCAAACAAACATGGATTGCACTAAATCTTTAATCCAATCCAATTCAGTGAGagctaaggccatctccaaccatctccaactgagccGGATAGAGGGCAATAGGGCCAAAAGTAGCCAGAAATGAACTGAAAAttgtctccaactgagggttaATCCAAAGGGCTCGTAGACCCCACCGGGCCAAAAATACCAAATCTGGCCCATCGATTGCCCTAAAGGAGGTAGCCAGCTTGCCTCGGGTCGGCCCActttttgaatccaacggctacctGGCGTCAGCATGACGCCAGGTgatcgttggatttgaaaattttttttttttcggacaaaattaaaaaaaaatatatatatattaaaaaattcctattttttttcctataaatatctaagccattcctacaccatttctcacataattttcatcattctatactatcttacttcattttatttcaattcttcatattctattttcttacctcttccaataatctttcttgcagttttttcaataattttcaaatggtcaGATCTGCGTTGAAAGGTAGGGCTTagacccgaaaagaagatgaaactcTTTGCAGGGCTTATATATGGATCTcagaagatagtgtgagggAGAGTTCgcaaacaagtgaaggtgtttggactcgtaTGTCCAAAAAGTACTATGAGTTCTACGAAGGCACCACTCCACCAAATTCCCGAATCCACAAGAGTTGTACTtcaagatggaaaaaaaaatcttcatccaagtttgaataaatgacATCAAGCAGTGTTAAAGGCCGAAAGCAGACATAAAAGTGGA
Coding sequences:
- the LOC137712532 gene encoding probable methyltransferase PMT18; its protein translation is MARDFSGGSPKHHHVESKKKRLPWIFGIFALCIACYMLGAWQTTSAPVNRSKLYQRVGCDETSSQSGNKTSSPVSSSPLRLDFESHHQVDVNKTEAVQRFSPCDMSYSEYTPCQDPRRGRKFDRKMLKYRERHCPTKEEQLLCLIPAPPKYKTPFKWPQSRDFAWYDNIPHRELSIEKAVQNWIQVEGDRFRFPGGGTMFPRGADAYIDDINALIPLTKGNIRTAIDTGCGVASWGAYLLKRDIVTMSFAPRDSHAAQVQFALERGVPAMIGVMASKRLPYPARAFDMAHCSRCLIPWMNYDGMYLIEVDRVLRPGGYWILSGPPINWKKHWRGWERTQEDLKQEQDSIESVAKRLCWKKVIEKNDLAIWQKPINHVECVKSRNVYKTPHICKSDNPDMAWERDMESCITPLPETSDPNDVAGGALEKWPERAFAVPPRISSGSIPGITAEKLHEDNQLWKERVVHYKRIVPISKGRYRNVMDMNAYLGGFAAALSKYPVWVMNTVPANSNQDTLGVIYERGFIGTYQDWCEAFSTYPRTYDLIHAGGIFSIYQDRCDITLILLEMDRILRPEGTVVFRDTVEILVKIKAITDGMRWKSQIMDHESGPFNPEKILLAVKTYWTGEEKKES